The Pochonia chlamydosporia 170 chromosome Unknown PCv3seq00008, whole genome shotgun sequence sequence ACTGTTGAGACCAGTTCATCAGAATCAGTTCAATCTCATgtcaacaaaccagacgaCAGTCACACTGCGGCAGATGTGCGATTATTGCCTAGTCATGATTGGAAGCTTTCATTCGATCAGGACCTTGAGGGATTGCTGGATGAACACATTGGTGGAACAAACGATACAGCATCGATGCTCACACTCTCTCCTCATAAAGCCTCGCTTGACTTCTACAACGCCGATTTTGCGTCAATGTTTCCGCCAGGTAGCCCAAAGCTATTCATGCAAGGACCTTCACCAGAACTATGGGATTACTATTCGTCTAACTTGAGCGTTCCATTCTCACCGTCCTCCCTGGCGCTGGACCAGGCGTCTGATGTCGATGGGCTACTTTCACAAATGGAACCACTCCTCCGCCACTACAAAGAACGGGTCCTAGAACCAGCTGCAGAGATACGGCAATGGAGAAGATCCCCTTGGCAAATTCTCTTTTGGCCATGCGCGCTAGAGACATACGGGGAGATGAAGCTGTGGAACACTGCACCGCATGCTCGGTCAGCCGTGCTGCACGCCATTCTGGCAAACAGCGCTTTCCATTTACACACCACTGAGCAGTCAGACGGCAAATGGCATGATTTCGGCATGAAGTATCAGAATAAAGCCAAAAAGTTGCTCTTTCAAGCATTGCAAGACGAGATCTTGGGCGTGGCCAAGGCGAAATACAAGGAACTTCTCATGGCAATATTAAGCGTTGCCATGGTCTCAGTAAGCTGAATTTAAATACTATACTTCCTGGGCGTACGCTAACATACTCAAGTTGTTCGCCAAACCCGAAGCCTTCAAGGGATATCTTCTGGCTGCGGAATACGTCATTCGACACCGTGGACTGAACAAGCAGCATTCCGTGAAAGCAAGGACCCTCCAGCACATGTATACTCACCTGCGCATCTTGACTGAAGGCACATGCACTTTTGCAGACTGTGTCAACGAGTTCGCTGGCTTGAACCACAACGCAGTAGCCCCGGCAGTACTTCCAAAGTTCGAGATTGTTGACAATTTGCACACAAACCAGCTCAATCCAAGTGCAAGCGGACCTAGTCATGATATCCACTTCAGAGCACAGAGACAACATGAAGATATCCTCTACTCATCCATATACGGAGTACCCGAATCCCTCATGGGCCTCTTATCACGAATAGTAGCATGCGCCAACGAGAAAGACAAGGCCACGACAGGCTCGTCAGAAAATGTGGCCATTTCACCGTCCCTGCAGAAACACCTCCAAACGCTTGAACTTGAAATGTGGTCATGGAATGTTCCAATAGGACCTGTGAGACCTCATTCCGGAGAACACACCCTGTACACCTTTGAGGAAAGAAACAGCACTGTCGATACAACCCTATCGCGTGCCATGCATCAAGCCGTCATCATCTACTTCTACAGAAGAGTATACGACACCGACGCAATGGTCCTTCAGGAGCAAGTCAGAAAATGCCTCGACGACTTGGAACCTTGTATGGGCCAGAAAGCCGGCGACCAGGACTTTGCAACTTCCATTGCTTGGGCGACGTACATTGCGGCTTGTGGTGCGGTTACGCCTGATTTGCGACAACGGGCGCTGGGGTacttggacaagattgaTAGTCATGGCGTCATGTTGACTCCGAAACCTGTCGCGCAGATTTCTAGGTTTTGGCAGCGCAGGTTGGAAAGGGGGCTGTTTTCTCCGGGTGAGCACGGTATTCCAGTGGGCACAGCTGCCTGATAACCGGACTAGCCTTGACATAAAATTCCAAGCTTTTATGTATGTTCAATCTATGACATGGTCTATATGTGAAATTATAACATCCAAAAGCAGTGTCCTTGCAAACGCCTTTATATGCACGTGgatatcgtcgtcatcataGCTCTAATCACCACCTTCCTCAAGCTCGTCAATATCATccttgtcaatgagctcGCTATCTGCAGCTGGAAAGTTGGAGAAAAGCAACACTCCCATGCCAATAACCGCAATGGCCTGCCAATGTTAGACTTTAGACTTTCCAGTAACACGAAATGGAGTATAACGTACCGCATTACAAAAGAAGGTGAGATAAGCGTGTCCAATCTCAGCAAAagcagcaaacacaaacCCAAACAAGCCCTGTGTAGCCAATCTTGCCACATTTTCCACCAGAGTCACCGCGTTAAGCGCATCAGCCCGCTGCGAGTCGGTGCACATTTCCGTGATGACGCCTTTCGCGGCCGGCGCGGACCCAGAGCCAAAAGgaagcaaaaaggcagcttGGATAACTCAGTACAAAACAAAGTCTTCTGGATACGGGGGAGAACTTACCAAGGTATATGTGCCAGCGCTGAGTGGCGAAAGCCGCAACTGTAGTCAGCGCCCCGTCCACGACAAGGCTCCATcgcaagaagatgaggtcgaATTTTGAAGCTTCGCGGTCGTTTTCAACCTTGGACAACTGTACCGGCTCCTCATCTGCCTGCTGGCCGACTGTTGCATCAAATTCGCCAGGGTTGGTGGGAATGTAGCCCGGTTGAGTTGCAGCATTCCCATTCTGCGCGGATGTGTGAGAATCTCTGGCGCCTTTTCGTGTTATCCATCGCCGCCCCCAGGAGATGATGGGAGGGAACATaaagagaaggaaaatgcTTCTCATGAATGCAAACTCAGCCATGAGCCAGCCATTATCCGCTTGGTTGAAGCTGAATTCAGCGGTGGCATACATCTGGATGAGAAGTGGCGCATATCCAGTTGCAAGCTAGCAAATTAGTATTCGAAGTCATGCTGAATAAAAGAGGATTGAACGTACCACGCCAAGGAATATACCGGCACACAGGAAAATAACGCCAAAATGCTTCGTGATCGTGCCGTTGCTGCGCCGCAGACGCTGGGGAATCATGATTCGAAGCGGCGCGAGGAACCCGCCCGCTTGTTTCTGACCAGGTTTCGATGCACTGGACATTGATTCGGGCGAAATGTAGGGCAAGAAAAAGTAGGCATATGCACAGGAGACGAGGAACGACACGAAAGCGACGTCGAAAGGCGCTCGGATGTCAATTGCATCGCCAATCATTCCTCCGGCTGTAGATGGTTAGTTGGGCCGATATTCATGCATGGATGGTCACAACGCACTTAAATATCCGATGCCTTGTCCAAGCATAATTGCTCCTTGTAACATGCCGAACACGGCTGTTCTTCTCATGGGCTCGACAACCTCGCCGGCGATGATGTTTACCACAAGGCTGTGCAGAGTCAGTGTATGCCTTTGTATTTACATTACACCAGCTTGAGCAATGACTTACATGTAGCCTGCTGGCCCTCCGAGAATAGTAATCAATTGAGTTGCCTGAATAATCATCATGCCTGTCCTCCTCCCCGCTATTACGCCAAGGATCTGAGTGAGGACGCGAATGGCCGGAATAAAGGTCTGCATCATGAGTGCCAGTCTTGGGCCAAACTTCTTGGATACCCAACCCGTAATAAAGAGGTTAAACGTCCCTACCGAGTCGAATTAATAACCTTTGCAAGCAAGCCGGGTTGTTAATCCTACCACAAAAAGTTGTGCTCATGCCCAGAATACTGAACTGTGTGGCTGTTCCCGCCGCAATCTCATTCCGGCTGCATCGATCTCCAGGTCCTTCGAATGGGGGATGAGTATCGTAAAAGACATCGCACTCCATGAGATGGAATACATAAAAGAGCCtatggttcaatgttgagtcAACACTCGTGTCGCCTACCGGGATAGAATTGTTCACTCACGGTACTTGAGTATAACTGAACGACAGAGTAATCAGAAATCCAGCAAACAGAATCCGATTCTCCACATTGAATAGCCGTTGCACCCATGAGGATTTGGTGGCGACTCCGCTGCTGCTCCTCTCACGAGCAATGAGCGGTGTTGTTTCGTCGGTCGTCATGACTGGCAACTCGACATTGAAAGCAGGGGTatcatcaacgacaagaacaagactACAAGAACACAAGTCAAAGCTTTTGACGAGCGGAAATATCTCGATGGAGGTTGAGTTGATGAGGAAGCGGACGGGTTCGATTAACCCGCGGAGCGAAGGAAGAGGACTGATCACGGCCCCATAATTCGCAATTCCCCGCGGGACCGGGACCGACGTCGGATGTGAATGTTCAAAGGTTAGTTGCTTTCAGTGGATACTACGGCAACTTGTTCCGCTGTGGTTGTGTGGTGGAGGGTTGCCGGGGATAGTAGCTGGGAATAGGTTGAAACGACGAAAAACACGAAACATGTTAAACGACTCTATCAAAGTTCTCATCCTATCATTTTGCTTCATCTTTGCCTCTAATTGGAACgccatgttgttggtcaAATGTGCGAAAACAGGGAGGTTAATGACTGACTGGGCAAGAAAACCCATCATACTCGAGCCAAATTGCTAAACTTATTATGTGCTTGTTAACCCTACAAACAAGTCTTTCCTGCTGTCAAAACGACTGATATACGAACAACACGCCGCATCATCAATTCAATCTCAAAAGGTAACTCTGTCTACCTGCTGCCAACTAAGCGACTATATACAGATAACCGCTAAAAAGGGAAGATAGTCCATGCAAAAAAGCCCTACACAGCAGGCTAAAAGCGCATGGCTTCCAGTCTCTCTGACGTCGTCTTAAACATGCTCAGAATACCAGCCTGCTCAAACGTCTCCTCGTGCAACACCATGCCTGAGATGGCTTTTGCCAATGTAAAAATCATGGCCATACCACCACCATTAAATCCAGCCAAGATCCACTGATTATCTGAGCCCGGAACAAGCCCAGCATGCGGCAACGCATCTTTTGTACTTCCCATAACTGCTATGCGTCAGCAAACAGTCACCTCATATCCGATTACACACTTACTGCCCGTCCAAGTCATGCCAACCCTCGCCTCACTCTTCTCCCATCCCCTGAAATACGTCTCCATCGTCTTATCAAAGTCCAACCTTACAGCAGGGCTAATAAGTCGTGAATCGTCCACAGTATCCCACCAGCTGCTATTACGATCATCCGAACCCTTGCGAAAGTTGCGACCACCTCCGCCTAATACAACCGTCCCATCAGGCCGTGGATTCAAGTAATCGACCGAAGTACCGTCGTAAAACAAGTTGTAAGTCGTAACTGGGTGGAATCCATGGTGCGGGCCCCAATTCGGAACCAGGTGCGCCGCTTGTCCTCGCACAGGAACAATCACGTTGTGAAACTGGGGCAGTACCCCGGCCGAATAGCCGTTCGTTGCGAAGACAACCTTTTTGGCAGTGCAGATGCCTCTGCTAGTTACCAATTTAGTGGCACTGGTTGAGATGTTCTCGATACTGTGGACGGGAGTCTCAGTGTACAAACTGCCGCCGTGGTGTATTATACGATCCAATAAACCCATGACGAACTTATATGGCCAGAACGACAAAGCTGGGACGCTGACGGCTCCATGTGCCCCCTTTGTTCCAGTGATCTAGACATGAGATATAAGTCAGAGACTGCAAATAGGCACTGCGGCAACTCAAACACTCACCCTGTCAAGGTTCGGGCCGTCTAACCACTGAATCTCTGTCGTCCACTCCAGCCCCTTTTTCTGCTGCTCAAAGAGCCAGTTCTTGATTGTTTCCGCGTGATTTTTCTCAAAAAAGACATCGTATGAGCGCGTTACGAGCATGTCACAGTCGATGCCCTCATCGTCGACTGCTTTTTTGACCTCACGACGCTGGGTGGCTACCCACTCGAAGAGCTCAAGGGCCTTATCACTTCCTAACTGTTCTTGGAAGCGCTTTAGCGAAGGCACACCAATCTTTATATGACCACCTGTGAAACATTAGCATGCAACTAGCTACAGCATGTGAACCCGACGTACCATTTCGTCCAGTTGCCCCTGAACAAGCCTGTCGAGCTTCAAACAACGCAATCTTGGGGGCTTTTACATCCCCAGAGCGTTTCAATATGTGATACGCGGTGGCTACACCAGCGAGACCAGTGCCtacaatggcaatgtcgaTTTCCCGAGGGACAGTCTCGGATGATCGATAGCTTGCCAGATGATGCGGCTGGGATAGCCAGTGAGATTGAGTCGGGTTCTCGACAGGAAAGAtttggctgggctgaggcaTGGTTGCGAAGATCGTACAATGTCGAGATATttgagatgatgttgttgatgaaagGTATCGTTGCCAATTGGGAGGAACTTGAGGAGTATTCGGGAGACATACCCGACTCGCCTACGTAATTCCATCATTCATACTTCGCGTCCAACAACTTTTACACTACACTCC is a genomic window containing:
- a CDS encoding Zn(II)2Cys6 transcription factor (similar to Metarhizium robertsii ARSEF 23 XP_007826558.2); this translates as MTNSGVRKRTFTGCITCRQRRSKCDEKRPVCSSCSTLGIKCQGYEPKLVWVTDGREYSQERQSHRGAVYRYPLFSESRRQALVSKLTKSLGRQSLTKAINDVDEWDGPDESDNADSSLTRGPFSVFAMSQEACSKNTPSCSSTVETSSSESVQSHVNKPDDSHTAADVRLLPSHDWKLSFDQDLEGLLDEHIGGTNDTASMLTLSPHKASLDFYNADFASMFPPGSPKLFMQGPSPELWDYYSSNLSVPFSPSSLALDQASDVDGLLSQMEPLLRHYKERVLEPAAEIRQWRRSPWQILFWPCALETYGEMKLWNTAPHARSAVLHAILANSAFHLHTTEQSDGKWHDFGMKYQNKAKKLLFQALQDEILGVAKAKYKELLMAILSVAMVSLFAKPEAFKGYLLAAEYVIRHRGLNKQHSVKARTLQHMYTHLRILTEGTCTFADCVNEFAGLNHNAVAPAVLPKFEIVDNLHTNQLNPSASGPSHDIHFRAQRQHEDILYSSIYGVPESLMGLLSRIVACANEKDKATTGSSENVAISPSLQKHLQTLELEMWSWNVPIGPVRPHSGEHTLYTFEERNSTVDTTLSRAMHQAVIIYFYRRVYDTDAMVLQEQVRKCLDDLEPCMGQKAGDQDFATSIAWATYIAACGAVTPDLRQRALGYLDKIDSHGVMLTPKPVAQISRFWQRRLERGLFSPGEHGIPVGTAA
- a CDS encoding major facilitator superfamily transporter (similar to Cordyceps militaris CM01 XP_006670480.1); protein product: MTTDETTPLIARERSSSGVATKSSWVQRLFNVENRILFAGFLITLSFSYTQVPLFYVFHLMECDVFYDTHPPFEGPGDRCSRNEIAAGTATQFSILGMSTTFCGTFNLFITGWVSKKFGPRLALMMQTFIPAIRVLTQILGVIAGRRTGMMIIQATQLITILGGPAGYILVVNIIAGEVVEPMRRTAVFGMLQGAIMLGQGIGYLTGGMIGDAIDIRAPFDVAFVSFLVSCAYAYFFLPYISPESMSSASKPGQKQAGGFLAPLRIMIPQRLRRSNGTITKHFGVIFLCAGIFLGVLATGYAPLLIQMYATAEFSFNQADNGWLMAEFAFMRSIFLLFMFPPIISWGRRWITRKGARDSHTSAQNGNAATQPGYIPTNPGEFDATVGQQADEEPVQLSKVENDREASKFDLIFLRWSLVVDGALTTVAAFATQRWHIYLAAFLLPFGSGSAPAAKGVITEMCTDSQRADALNAVTLVENVARLATQGLFGFVFAAFAEIGHAYLTFFCNAAIAVIGMGVLLFSNFPAADSELIDKDDIDELEEGGD
- a CDS encoding FAD dependent oxidoreductase (similar to Colletotrichum fioriniae PJ7 XP_007597854.1), whose product is MPQPSQIFPVENPTQSHWLSQPHHLASYRSSETVPREIDIAIVGTGLAGVATAYHILKRSGDVKAPKIALFEARQACSGATGRNGGHIKIGVPSLKRFQEQLGSDKALELFEWVATQRREVKKAVDDEGIDCDMLVTRSYDVFFEKNHAETIKNWLFEQQKKGLEWTTEIQWLDGPNLDRITGTKGAHGAVSVPALSFWPYKFVMGLLDRIIHHGGSLYTETPVHSIENISTSATKLVTSRGICTAKKVVFATNGYSAGVLPQFHNVIVPVRGQAAHLVPNWGPHHGFHPVTTYNLFYDGTSVDYLNPRPDGTVVLGGGGRNFRKGSDDRNSSWWDTVDDSRLISPAVRLDFDKTMETYFRGWEKSEARVGMTWTGIMGSTKDALPHAGLVPGSDNQWILAGFNGGGMAMIFTLAKAISGMVLHEETFEQAGILSMFKTTSERLEAMRF